Proteins encoded together in one Kutzneria kofuensis window:
- a CDS encoding SH3 domain-containing protein has product MLGIPVMKLAVIGGVGVVAFALIAHRNAGASQSNAQCAFTVNADVLNVRAGPSTADRVVGRLVQSQPVTAQPVVQNGFRQLDGARWASVDYLVAASGNTC; this is encoded by the coding sequence GTGCTCGGCATTCCGGTGATGAAACTGGCCGTGATCGGCGGTGTCGGCGTCGTGGCGTTCGCCCTGATCGCCCACCGGAACGCCGGCGCGTCGCAGAGCAACGCCCAGTGCGCCTTCACGGTCAACGCCGACGTGCTCAACGTGCGGGCCGGCCCCAGCACCGCCGACCGCGTCGTCGGGCGGCTGGTGCAGAGCCAGCCGGTGACCGCACAACCCGTGGTGCAGAACGGGTTTCGTCAGCTGGACGGCGCGAGGTGGGCGTCCGTCGACTACTTGGTGGCGGCCTCCGGCAACACCTGCTGA
- a CDS encoding APC family permease: MFDVVKRLLVGRPLRSERLGDTLLPKWLALPVFCSDPISSVAYATEQILLTLAVGGAGALSLSTPVAAAVAIVLIVVVASYRQTCYAYPTGGGAFVVAKENLGESAALTAAAALLVDYVMTVAVSVVSGVVAIISAVPELAPHAVAISVGFVVVIALANLRGVKESGKTFAIPTYAFVVLTFVMFAVAAIRGLTGNLPLASTANLPLHPTESTAGFGAIFLSLRAFASGCTALTGVEAISNGVPAFRKPKPHNAALTLVMMGTIAVTMFGGITALAVHLNAHAMPDGKPSVISQVAASVFGGSSMLFYLFQAATAGILILAANTAFNGFPGLASILARERYLPRQLHNRGDRLVFSNGILLLAAFAVLLIVGFDANIDSLIQLYIIGVFTSFTLSQAGMVVHWKRALATETDPGKRTRMRGSQAINAFGAGLTAVVLIVVFATKVAHGAWLAVLAMVVLFVVMRAISRYYRRFESEVATVKPNTTMPPKVHALVLISRLHQPALQALAFAKATRPDRLEAVTVATDDEETRGLQREWERRGIKAPLVVLSSPYRDVSKPIVDHVTRIHARDKRGVVSVFIPEYVVPRWWQHLLHNQSALRLKARLLFTPGVVVVNVPYHIGLADQGWMTQQVLPEAATK, translated from the coding sequence GTGTTCGACGTCGTGAAACGGCTGCTCGTCGGCCGTCCCCTGCGCAGCGAACGACTGGGCGACACGCTGCTGCCGAAGTGGCTGGCCCTGCCGGTCTTCTGCAGCGACCCGATCTCGTCGGTCGCCTACGCCACGGAACAGATCCTGCTCACGCTGGCGGTCGGCGGGGCGGGCGCGCTGTCGCTGTCCACGCCGGTCGCGGCGGCGGTGGCGATCGTGCTGATCGTGGTGGTCGCGTCCTACCGGCAGACCTGCTACGCCTACCCGACCGGCGGCGGCGCGTTCGTGGTGGCCAAGGAGAACCTGGGCGAATCGGCGGCCCTGACCGCGGCGGCCGCGCTGCTGGTGGACTACGTGATGACGGTCGCCGTGTCGGTGGTCTCCGGCGTGGTGGCGATCATCTCGGCCGTCCCGGAGCTGGCGCCGCACGCGGTGGCCATCTCGGTGGGGTTCGTGGTGGTCATAGCGCTGGCGAACCTGCGCGGTGTCAAGGAATCCGGCAAGACCTTCGCGATCCCGACGTACGCGTTCGTCGTGCTGACCTTCGTGATGTTCGCGGTGGCGGCGATTCGCGGCTTGACCGGCAACCTGCCGTTGGCGTCGACGGCGAACCTGCCGTTGCACCCCACGGAGAGCACGGCCGGCTTCGGCGCGATCTTCCTGTCGCTGCGGGCGTTCGCGTCCGGCTGCACGGCGCTGACCGGTGTGGAGGCGATCAGCAACGGGGTCCCGGCGTTCCGCAAACCCAAGCCGCACAACGCCGCGCTGACGCTGGTCATGATGGGCACGATCGCGGTCACGATGTTCGGCGGCATCACCGCGCTCGCCGTGCACCTGAACGCGCACGCCATGCCGGACGGCAAGCCGTCGGTGATCTCGCAGGTCGCGGCGAGCGTGTTCGGCGGCAGCTCGATGCTGTTCTACCTGTTCCAGGCCGCCACCGCGGGCATCCTGATCCTCGCCGCGAACACGGCGTTCAACGGATTCCCCGGCCTGGCCTCGATCCTGGCCCGCGAACGCTACCTGCCGCGGCAGCTGCACAACCGCGGCGACCGGCTGGTGTTCAGCAACGGCATTCTGCTGCTCGCGGCGTTCGCGGTGCTGCTGATCGTCGGCTTCGACGCCAATATCGACAGCCTGATCCAGCTCTACATCATCGGCGTGTTCACCAGCTTCACGCTCAGCCAGGCCGGCATGGTCGTGCACTGGAAGCGCGCGCTGGCAACGGAAACCGACCCGGGCAAGCGGACCCGGATGCGCGGATCGCAGGCGATCAACGCGTTTGGCGCCGGGCTGACCGCGGTGGTGCTGATCGTCGTGTTCGCCACCAAGGTGGCGCACGGCGCCTGGCTGGCGGTGCTGGCGATGGTCGTGCTGTTCGTGGTGATGCGGGCGATCAGCCGCTACTACCGGCGGTTCGAGAGCGAGGTCGCGACCGTCAAGCCGAACACGACGATGCCGCCGAAGGTGCACGCGCTGGTGCTGATCTCCCGCCTGCACCAGCCGGCGTTGCAGGCGCTGGCGTTCGCCAAGGCGACCCGGCCGGACCGGCTGGAGGCCGTCACGGTCGCCACCGACGACGAGGAAACCCGCGGCTTGCAACGGGAATGGGAGCGCCGGGGCATCAAGGCGCCACTGGTGGTGCTGTCCTCGCCGTACCGGGACGTGAGCAAGCCGATCGTGGACCATGTGACCCGGATCCACGCCCGGGACAAGCGCGGCGTGGTCAGCGTGTTCATCCCGGAGTACGTGGTGCCGCGCTGGTGGCAGCACCTGCTGCACAACCAGAGTGCCTTACGCCTCAAGGCAAGGCTGTTGTTCACGCCGGGGGTGGTGGTGGTCAACGTGCCGTACCACATCGGCCTGGCCGATCAGGGCTGGATGACTCAGCAGGTGTTGCCGGAGGCCGCCACCAAGTAG
- a CDS encoding ABC transporter ATP-binding protein has protein sequence MIEVSELGRTFTVTRKAGRFRRTRQQVVAVGGVSFDIAAGETVGYIGPNGAGKSTTIKMLTGILVPTTGRVRVCGLDPSRQRAELARRIGVVFGQRSQLWWDLPLSESFELLRHIFRVPAEDHLKRLQECTELLGLHEFLDTPVRQLSLGQRMRGEVTAALLHGPELLVLDEPTIGLDLDSKERLREFLAELNTSRGTTLLLTTHDLDDIERLCRRMMVIDHGRVLADGPLAELRDEVTPERVLVVDFERPCEELTGLPGVREVKVEANGLRQQLSFRRDTVTAATLINMIAQRSPVHDVAVIEPDIDDVVRSLYHR, from the coding sequence ATGATCGAGGTCAGCGAGCTGGGTCGGACGTTCACCGTGACGCGCAAGGCCGGCCGGTTCCGCCGGACCCGCCAGCAGGTGGTGGCCGTCGGCGGCGTGTCGTTCGACATCGCCGCCGGCGAGACCGTCGGCTACATCGGGCCGAACGGGGCCGGCAAGTCCACGACGATCAAGATGCTCACCGGCATCCTCGTGCCGACCACCGGGCGGGTGCGAGTATGCGGGCTCGATCCGTCCCGACAACGGGCGGAGCTGGCCCGGCGCATCGGCGTGGTGTTCGGGCAGCGCAGCCAGCTGTGGTGGGACCTGCCGCTGAGCGAGAGCTTCGAGCTGCTGCGGCACATCTTCCGGGTGCCGGCCGAAGATCACCTGAAGCGACTGCAGGAATGCACGGAACTGCTTGGGCTGCACGAGTTTCTGGACACGCCTGTCCGGCAGTTGTCGCTGGGCCAACGCATGCGCGGCGAGGTGACCGCGGCCCTGTTGCACGGCCCGGAACTGCTCGTGCTCGACGAGCCGACGATCGGGCTGGACCTGGATTCCAAGGAACGGCTGCGGGAGTTCCTGGCCGAGCTCAACACGTCCCGCGGCACCACGTTGCTGTTGACCACGCACGATCTGGACGACATCGAGCGGCTGTGCCGGCGGATGATGGTCATCGACCACGGCCGCGTGCTCGCCGACGGCCCACTGGCCGAGCTGCGGGACGAGGTCACCCCGGAGCGGGTGCTGGTCGTGGACTTCGAGCGGCCGTGCGAGGAGCTGACCGGGCTGCCGGGCGTCCGCGAGGTGAAGGTGGAGGCGAACGGGCTGCGGCAGCAGCTGTCGTTCCGGCGGGACACGGTGACCGCGGCGACCCTGATCAACATGATCGCCCAGCGGTCGCCGGTGCACGACGTCGCCGTGATCGAGCCGGACATCGACGACGTTGTCCGGTCCCTGTACCACCGGTAA
- a CDS encoding ABC transporter permease — MCAVIGCYLRITLAGFHRFSTYRQAVVAGTATNIVFGLIKVGILTAVYVARDGAPIGGYDLTTTITYVWLGQGLLGVVDFWGDDELAERIRSGDVVVDLSRPWNLQAALLCGDLGRAGFGLVARFIPQLALGALFFPFRWPGDPWVVWPAFLISTACAVLVSFHIRFLLHLTSFWLLDSRGVINLYRIVGATLAGLEVPLSYFPDWAQAVLVFTPFPAMLQDPINVFVQVGSLPLTLAHQLLWVALLAAAGRLLLDGAVRKVVVQGG; from the coding sequence GTGTGCGCTGTGATCGGCTGTTATCTCCGCATCACGCTCGCCGGATTCCACAGGTTCTCCACCTACCGCCAGGCCGTCGTCGCGGGCACCGCCACCAACATCGTCTTCGGACTGATCAAGGTCGGCATCCTGACGGCGGTTTACGTGGCGCGCGATGGAGCCCCGATCGGCGGCTACGACCTGACCACCACCATCACCTACGTCTGGCTCGGCCAGGGCCTGCTCGGCGTCGTCGACTTCTGGGGCGACGACGAGCTGGCCGAGCGGATCCGTTCCGGCGACGTCGTCGTCGACCTGTCAAGGCCGTGGAACCTCCAGGCCGCACTGCTGTGCGGCGACCTGGGTCGGGCCGGTTTCGGCTTGGTCGCCCGGTTCATCCCCCAGCTGGCGCTGGGCGCGCTGTTCTTCCCGTTCCGCTGGCCGGGCGACCCCTGGGTGGTCTGGCCGGCCTTCCTGATCAGCACGGCCTGCGCGGTGCTGGTCAGCTTCCACATCCGGTTCCTGCTGCACCTGACCTCGTTCTGGCTGCTGGACTCCCGTGGCGTGATCAACCTGTACCGGATCGTCGGGGCCACCCTGGCCGGCCTGGAGGTGCCGCTGTCCTACTTCCCGGACTGGGCGCAGGCCGTGCTGGTGTTCACCCCGTTCCCGGCCATGCTGCAGGACCCGATCAACGTGTTCGTTCAGGTCGGGTCGCTGCCGCTGACGCTGGCCCACCAGCTGCTCTGGGTCGCGCTGCTGGCCGCCGCCGGCCGGCTGCTGCTGGACGGGGCCGTGCGCAAGGTGGTGGTGCAGGGTGGCTGA
- a CDS encoding DUF1707 SHOCT-like domain-containing protein, which yields MVNGVSSRELRVSDAEREHVVGLLQKAIGMGLLTLEEFTDRTDVALSSRTRAELNVVLADLPGMTHPEMRVRGGQWGRQPAGPPLPGEPMVLSSGCGSSITRNGYWQVPRSMLIRSKWGSGVNLDFTEAVFEHERLDMRIEVTGGAVTLRLPDGASVSLNDLNTRMGASVNDRVGFQGRQGTPQIVVSGDLSMAALTIKGPRR from the coding sequence ATGGTGAACGGGGTGAGCAGCAGGGAACTCCGCGTCTCGGACGCGGAGCGGGAGCACGTGGTCGGGTTGCTGCAGAAGGCGATCGGCATGGGACTGCTGACGCTGGAGGAGTTCACCGACCGCACCGACGTGGCGCTGTCGTCGCGGACCCGCGCGGAGCTGAACGTGGTGCTCGCGGACCTGCCCGGCATGACGCACCCGGAGATGCGGGTCCGGGGCGGGCAGTGGGGCCGGCAGCCGGCGGGGCCGCCGCTGCCCGGCGAGCCGATGGTGCTGTCCAGCGGCTGCGGGTCCAGCATCACCCGCAACGGCTACTGGCAGGTGCCGCGGTCGATGCTGATCCGGTCCAAGTGGGGTTCGGGCGTCAATCTCGACTTCACCGAGGCCGTGTTCGAGCACGAGCGGCTGGACATGCGGATCGAGGTGACCGGCGGCGCCGTGACGCTGCGGCTGCCGGACGGCGCGAGCGTGTCCCTCAACGACCTGAACACGAGGATGGGCGCCTCGGTCAACGACCGTGTCGGCTTCCAGGGCCGCCAGGGCACGCCGCAGATCGTGGTCAGCGGCGACCTGAGCATGGCCGCCCTGACGATCAAGGGGCCAAGGCGCTAG
- a CDS encoding NADP-dependent isocitrate dehydrogenase, whose amino-acid sequence MGKIKVEGTVVELDGDEMTRIIWQFIKDKLIHPYLDVNLDYYDLGIEHRDATDDQVTIDSANAIKKHGVGVKCATITPDEARVEEFGLKKMWLSPNGTIRNILGGVIFREPIVISNIPRLVPGWTKPIIIGRHAHGDQYKATNFKVAGPGELTITFTPADGSEPIQHVVANYPEGGGVAMGMFNFRKSIEDFARASLSYGLQREYPVYMSTKNTILKAYDGMFKDVFQEIYENEFKADFDAKGLTYEHRLIDDMVAAAMKWEGGYVWACKNYDGDVQSDTVAQGFGSLGLMTSVLMTPDGRTVEAEAAHGTVTRHYRQHQQGKPTSTNPIASIFAWTRGLQHRGKLDGTPAVSNFAETLEQVVISSVEAGAMTKDLALLISKDQPWQTTEEFLNTLDENLQKRMASA is encoded by the coding sequence ATGGGCAAGATCAAGGTCGAAGGCACCGTCGTCGAGCTCGACGGCGACGAGATGACCCGCATCATCTGGCAGTTCATCAAGGACAAGCTGATCCACCCGTACCTGGACGTCAACCTGGACTACTACGACCTGGGCATCGAGCACCGGGACGCGACCGACGACCAGGTCACCATCGACTCCGCCAACGCCATCAAGAAGCACGGCGTCGGTGTGAAGTGCGCCACCATCACGCCGGACGAGGCGCGGGTCGAGGAGTTCGGCCTGAAGAAGATGTGGCTCTCGCCCAACGGCACGATCCGCAACATCCTCGGCGGCGTCATCTTCCGCGAGCCGATCGTCATCTCCAACATCCCGCGGCTGGTGCCGGGCTGGACCAAGCCGATCATCATCGGCCGTCACGCCCACGGCGACCAGTACAAGGCCACCAACTTCAAGGTGGCCGGCCCGGGCGAGCTGACCATCACCTTCACCCCGGCCGACGGTTCCGAGCCGATCCAGCACGTGGTGGCGAACTACCCCGAGGGCGGCGGCGTCGCCATGGGCATGTTCAACTTCCGCAAGTCCATCGAGGACTTCGCGCGCGCCTCGCTGTCCTACGGCCTGCAGCGCGAGTACCCGGTGTACATGTCCACCAAGAACACGATCCTCAAGGCCTACGACGGCATGTTCAAGGACGTGTTCCAGGAGATCTACGAGAACGAGTTCAAGGCCGACTTCGACGCCAAGGGCCTGACCTACGAGCACCGCCTGATCGACGACATGGTCGCCGCCGCGATGAAGTGGGAGGGCGGCTACGTCTGGGCGTGCAAGAACTACGACGGCGACGTCCAGTCCGACACCGTGGCGCAGGGCTTCGGCTCGCTCGGCCTGATGACCTCCGTGCTGATGACGCCGGACGGCCGCACCGTCGAGGCCGAGGCCGCGCACGGCACCGTGACCCGGCACTACCGCCAGCACCAGCAGGGCAAGCCCACCTCCACCAACCCGATCGCCTCGATCTTCGCGTGGACCCGTGGCCTGCAGCACCGCGGCAAGCTGGACGGCACCCCGGCCGTCAGCAACTTCGCGGAGACCCTGGAGCAGGTCGTCATCTCCTCCGTCGAGGCCGGCGCCATGACCAAGGACCTGGCCCTGCTGATCAGCAAGGACCAGCCGTGGCAGACCACCGAGGAGTTCCTGAACACCCTCGACGAGAACCTGCAGAAGCGGATGGCGTCCGCCTGA
- a CDS encoding ArsR/SmtB family transcription factor, producing MSTTAALEHPIRKDIRIEGVLQALADPVRLRIVRAIADHGEIACGVLDLPVSKSTLTHHYRVLRESGVIHQRPVGTSKVNTLRREDLDALFPGLLDGVLAAPRSDS from the coding sequence ATGAGCACCACGGCCGCGCTGGAGCACCCCATCCGGAAGGACATCCGGATCGAGGGGGTGCTGCAGGCGCTGGCCGACCCGGTGCGGCTGCGCATCGTGCGGGCCATCGCCGACCACGGCGAGATCGCCTGCGGCGTGCTCGACCTGCCGGTCAGCAAGTCCACGCTGACCCACCACTACCGGGTGCTGCGCGAATCCGGCGTCATCCACCAGCGGCCGGTCGGCACGTCCAAGGTCAACACCCTGCGCCGCGAGGACCTGGACGCCCTGTTCCCCGGCCTGCTCGACGGCGTCCTGGCCGCCCCCCGCAGCGATTCCTGA
- a CDS encoding exodeoxyribonuclease III: MLTVSTVNVNGLRAAAKKGFVEWLAATEADVVCLQETRAELSQLSDELREPAGWHTVLAESELKGRAGVALLSRTAPEAVRVGFGSAEFDRSGRYVEYELADVVVASLYLPSGDAGTPKQDEKYRFLDAFHAHLVELRAKAEADGREVLVCGDWNIAHRPEDLKSWKTNQKSAGFLPEERAWLDRLYADGYVDVVRSLHPDVAGPYSWWSYRGKAFDNDSGWRIDLHVATTGLAERAVSAVTERAASYADRWSDHAPVTVRYDI, encoded by the coding sequence GTGCTGACCGTGTCCACCGTCAATGTCAACGGCCTGCGCGCCGCCGCCAAGAAGGGCTTCGTCGAGTGGCTCGCCGCCACCGAGGCGGACGTCGTGTGCCTGCAGGAGACGCGGGCCGAGCTGAGCCAGCTGTCCGACGAGCTGCGGGAACCCGCCGGCTGGCACACCGTCCTGGCCGAGTCCGAGCTCAAGGGCCGCGCCGGTGTCGCCCTGCTGTCCCGGACCGCCCCCGAGGCCGTCCGGGTCGGCTTCGGCTCCGCCGAGTTCGACCGCAGCGGCCGGTACGTCGAGTACGAGCTCGCCGACGTGGTCGTGGCCAGCCTGTACCTGCCCAGCGGTGACGCCGGAACCCCCAAGCAGGACGAGAAGTACCGCTTCCTCGACGCCTTCCACGCCCACCTGGTCGAGCTGCGGGCCAAGGCCGAGGCCGACGGCCGTGAGGTTCTCGTCTGCGGCGACTGGAACATCGCCCACCGGCCCGAGGACCTCAAGTCCTGGAAGACCAACCAGAAGTCGGCCGGCTTCCTGCCCGAGGAGCGGGCCTGGCTGGACCGGCTCTACGCCGACGGCTACGTCGACGTCGTGCGCTCCCTGCACCCCGACGTCGCCGGCCCGTACAGCTGGTGGTCCTACCGGGGCAAGGCCTTCGACAACGACTCCGGCTGGCGCATCGACCTCCACGTCGCCACCACCGGCCTGGCCGAACGGGCCGTCTCGGCCGTCACCGAACGCGCCGCCAGCTACGCCGACCGCTGGTCCGACCACGCCCCCGTAACCGTCCGCTACGACATCTAG
- a CDS encoding SGNH/GDSL hydrolase family protein, whose protein sequence is MGKKLLLAALTAILGLTLAGTASAATQPGYVALGDSYASGVGTRTYFDTTCDRSVYAYSELLASRLGLALNFQACSGAKTADVLNKQVGALSTSTKYVTISVGGNDIGFSGVIEKCALPFYNCTSDITKAEALITSTLPGALDNVYTQIHNRAPNAKVVVVGYPHLFNGEECNLLARLSPTEQGQLNAGADQLDNAIKARATAHGFTFEDVRSAFTGHAVCDNVEWLNGLSNPTTESYHPNRDGHVAFANLLQPLL, encoded by the coding sequence ATGGGGAAGAAGCTCCTGCTCGCGGCGCTGACCGCGATTCTCGGCCTCACGCTCGCCGGCACGGCTTCGGCCGCGACTCAGCCCGGCTACGTCGCTTTGGGCGACTCCTACGCCTCCGGTGTGGGCACCAGGACGTACTTCGACACGACGTGCGACCGGTCCGTGTACGCCTACTCCGAGCTGCTGGCCAGCCGGCTCGGGCTCGCGCTGAACTTCCAGGCCTGCAGCGGCGCCAAGACCGCCGACGTGCTCAACAAGCAGGTCGGCGCGCTGTCCACGTCGACCAAGTACGTCACGATTTCCGTCGGTGGCAACGACATCGGCTTCTCCGGCGTGATCGAGAAGTGTGCGCTGCCGTTCTACAACTGCACCAGCGACATCACCAAGGCCGAGGCGCTGATCACGAGCACCCTGCCCGGCGCACTGGACAACGTCTACACGCAGATCCACAACCGCGCGCCCAATGCCAAGGTCGTGGTGGTCGGCTACCCGCACCTGTTCAACGGCGAGGAGTGCAACCTGTTGGCCCGGCTCAGCCCGACCGAGCAGGGACAGCTCAACGCCGGCGCCGACCAGCTCGACAACGCCATCAAGGCGCGGGCGACCGCGCACGGTTTCACCTTCGAGGATGTGCGGTCGGCGTTCACCGGGCACGCCGTGTGCGACAACGTGGAGTGGCTCAACGGCCTTTCCAACCCCACCACCGAGTCGTACCACCCCAACCGCGACGGCCACGTGGCGTTCGCGAACCTTCTTCAGCCTCTGTTGTGA
- a CDS encoding metal-dependent hydrolase: protein MSTGPTHAMSGLMAWGGVSIAAIANGLPMTPQTWVVGAALCSGAALLPDLDHPEATVANTFGRVTWVLSKGVHWVSHVVYRSTRLRSDANRHGGHRGVTHTLLFALLAGFGTYAAVQWAHKVALIPLLFLFCALAVRGLLHEWTPKGHVLGVTVLSLGLTILCWHWIEVGPPEQAQWCAVAVAAGCLAHCLGDSITEQGCPIFWPIPFSGKTWYPVALPKPMRMRTGGRVELGMVLPVLTVLGVWLSLASLQRTGLASWVPFDLLTLQHVPTVVAGH, encoded by the coding sequence GTGTCGACCGGACCCACCCACGCGATGAGTGGACTGATGGCCTGGGGCGGGGTGTCCATCGCGGCCATCGCCAACGGCCTGCCGATGACGCCGCAGACCTGGGTGGTCGGGGCCGCGCTGTGCAGCGGCGCCGCGCTGCTGCCGGACCTGGACCACCCCGAGGCCACGGTCGCGAACACGTTCGGCCGGGTCACGTGGGTGCTGTCCAAGGGCGTGCACTGGGTCAGCCACGTGGTCTACCGCAGCACTCGCTTACGCAGCGACGCAAATCGGCACGGCGGCCACCGCGGCGTGACGCACACCCTGCTGTTCGCGCTGCTGGCCGGCTTCGGCACCTACGCGGCCGTGCAGTGGGCCCACAAGGTCGCCCTGATCCCGCTGCTGTTCCTCTTCTGTGCCCTGGCCGTCCGCGGACTTCTGCACGAGTGGACGCCGAAGGGCCATGTACTCGGCGTGACCGTGCTGTCCCTCGGGCTCACGATCCTGTGCTGGCACTGGATCGAGGTCGGCCCGCCGGAACAGGCCCAGTGGTGCGCGGTCGCCGTCGCCGCCGGCTGTCTCGCGCACTGCCTCGGCGACTCCATCACCGAGCAGGGCTGCCCGATCTTCTGGCCGATCCCGTTCTCCGGCAAGACCTGGTACCCGGTGGCGCTGCCCAAGCCGATGCGGATGCGCACCGGCGGCCGGGTCGAGCTGGGCATGGTGCTGCCCGTGCTGACCGTGCTCGGGGTGTGGCTGTCGCTGGCGTCGCTGCAGCGCACCGGCCTGGCCTCGTGGGTGCCGTTCGACCTGCTCACCCTGCAGCACGTGCCGACGGTCGTCGCGGGCCACTGA
- a CDS encoding ABC transporter permease: MADLSVYARLARAQVRGQLSYRGSFAMNILAQALAQASDLAAILIVFGRVASLGGFDFHAVLLLYALSGMSFGLADLSVGSIERLPTYIRTGSFDVVLMRPLATLFQLFVSDFQLRRIGRVITALGTLVYVLSTSDIHWSPAKVLLLVLTPLAGATIFGSIFVAANSVSFWFVDARELANTVTYGGSYLTSYPITVFSGWLRTLLGYIVPGAFVAYYPALTLLDHADPLGAPTWFGWLDAPVTVLTALVAGLLWRTAVRHYRGTGS, encoded by the coding sequence GTGGCTGACCTGAGCGTCTACGCCCGGCTGGCCCGGGCCCAGGTGCGCGGCCAGCTCAGCTATCGCGGCTCGTTCGCGATGAACATCCTGGCCCAGGCCCTCGCGCAGGCCTCAGACCTGGCCGCGATCCTGATCGTGTTCGGCCGGGTGGCCAGCCTCGGCGGCTTCGACTTCCACGCCGTGCTGCTGCTCTACGCCCTGTCCGGGATGTCGTTCGGCCTGGCCGATCTCAGCGTCGGCAGCATCGAGCGGCTGCCCACCTACATCCGCACCGGCAGCTTCGACGTGGTGCTGATGCGTCCACTCGCGACACTGTTCCAGCTGTTCGTCAGCGACTTCCAGCTGCGCCGGATCGGCCGGGTGATCACCGCGCTGGGCACACTGGTCTACGTGCTGTCCACTTCGGACATCCACTGGTCACCGGCGAAGGTGCTGCTGCTCGTGCTGACGCCGCTGGCCGGGGCCACGATCTTCGGCTCGATCTTCGTCGCCGCCAACTCGGTGTCGTTCTGGTTCGTCGACGCCCGCGAGCTGGCCAACACCGTCACCTACGGCGGCAGCTACCTCACCTCGTACCCGATCACCGTCTTCTCGGGCTGGCTGCGCACGCTGCTCGGCTACATCGTGCCGGGCGCGTTCGTCGCCTACTACCCCGCGCTCACCCTGCTCGACCACGCCGACCCGCTGGGCGCGCCGACCTGGTTCGGCTGGCTCGACGCGCCGGTCACCGTGCTCACCGCCCTGGTCGCCGGCCTGCTCTGGCGCACCGCCGTCCGCCACTACCGAGGAACGGGATCATGA